In Schizosaccharomyces osmophilus chromosome 2, complete sequence, the following proteins share a genomic window:
- a CDS encoding meiotic recombination protein produces the protein MSEVAFEETLIYAPVKTLVFMDTKTFHNQTIENTWHSSPNMSVQVEEALTPDAEKNTMPSDGLDSAEKSQTGENEGQTKIAEPKVAEKSVDEDEHGSESPKVKSDSVNVQDQETKEQVRDDEHVVDVDDSQSFVEQGGEEEEEKGEESKDLSDFTDVTKTKPVTTKTEEGSDMAPSNDVLDFEWVSKGLVLFPDSSVCSFIDNNDGNAFIYSTSDDLSENTLEDLFGIVRARLESLDALGSESELVCEFSDLNLKIAEDNVYANQIHLVDILELLSVHCSHGNSFSVLFTTQPRFIARYNTLVQDVSGASASELDLDEDSNEASALVPDLSKESEEDIPPDTTTDDQTHTAKNVLDEGEVFSNNSNFQNTKIPATEHIAADEQPGIDVSDLTAEHLDDSALGSILEDINNNGEMVSSTTPFESFLDEEQVKLDVIKESQTQNGKRRLDDFDNILEEDTVDQGGDGIQITSPKKSKLVTSSSEAS, from the coding sequence ATGAGTGAAGTTGCTTTTGAAGAGACTTTGATTTATGCTCCAGTAAAAACACTGGTGTTTATGGATACAAAAACATTTCACAATCAAACAATAGAGAATACTTGGCACAGTTCACCAAATATGTCAGTACAGGTAGAGGAAGCATTGACGCCTGATGCTGAAAAGAATACCATGCCTTCTGATGGGTTGGATTCAGCTGAGAAATCCCAAACGGGAGAGAATGAAGGGCAAACGAAGATTGCTGAACCAAAAGTAGCAGAAAAATCGGTTGACGAAGATGAACATGGAAGTGAATCGCCGAAAGTAAAGTCCGATTCTGTGAATGTTCAGGatcaagaaacaaaagaacaagTTCGTGATGATGAACATGTAGTAGATGTTGATGATTCAcaatcttttgttgaacaGGGTggcgaagaagaagaagaaaaaggagaagaatCTAAAGATTTATCTGATTTTACAGATGTaacaaaaaccaaaccTGTAACTACTAAAACAGAAGAAGGGTCAGACATGGCACCGAGCAATGATGTATTGGATTTCGAGTGGGTATCCAAAGGCttggttttgtttccaGATTCAAGTGTTTGCTCTTTTATTGACAATAACGATGGCAATgcatttatttattctaCTTCTGACGATTTGAGCGAAAATACTTTAGAAGACTTATTTGGAATTGTGCGTGCACGTCTGGAATCTCTGGATGCATTAGGTTCTGAGTCGGAGTTAGTGTGCGAATTTTCAGAtttgaatttaaaaatCGCTGAAGATAACGTTTATGCCAATCAAATTCATCTAGTCGATATTCTAGAACTTTTATCTGTACATTGCAGCCATGGAAACTCATTTTCTGTGTTATTTACGACTCAACCTCGGTTTATTGCTAGATACAACACGCTTGTCCAAGATGTCTCTGGAGCTAGCGCCAGTGAACTCGATTTAGATGAAGACAGCAACGAAGCTTCAGCGCTGGTTCCAGATCTATCAAAGGAATCCGAGGAAGACATTCCTCCTGACACTACTACTGATGATCAAACACATACTGCCAAGAATGTATTGGATGAAGGAGAAGTCTTCTCGAACAACAgtaattttcaaaacacAAAAATTCCTGCGACGGAGCATATAGCAGCCGATGAACAACCAGGGATAGATGTTAGTGACCTAACCGCTGAACATTTGGATGACAGTGCTTTGGGTTCCATTTTGGAGGATATAAACAATAATGGTGAAATGGTATCTAGTACGACTCCTTTTGAATCGTTTCTGGATGAAGAGCAAGTGAAACTTGAtgtaataaaagaaagtcaaaCACAAAATGGTAAACGGAGACTGGATGATTTCGATAACATACTTGAAGAGGATACGGTAGATCAGGGCGGCGATGGAATCCAGATTACTTCTCCAAAAAAGTCGAAACTTGTCACATCATCATCTGAAGCATCTTAA
- the pps1 gene encoding CDP-diacylglycerol-serine O-phosphatidyltransferase Pps1 — protein MSKLRSTVGPKDTIIDSKETNDKETKLLAYVNDNRHFSLIRALHLADLITLFNGFCGVMSIFSSLRYCLSGQTSSKYLVRAMYFMPFALFFDFLDGKVARWRGKSSLMGQELDSLADLISFGVCPAVFAFCCGFQTFLDLMILSFFCLCGITRLARFNVSVNSIPKDESGKSQFFEGTPVPTTLGLVSTLAFCMVKGRIHEELPGGIWFSGTPFEVHPMVSLYALSGIAMTSKKLRVPKF, from the exons atgtcAAAACTTAGGTCTACAGTTGGACCAAAAGATACTATAATTGAttctaaagaaacaaatgaCAAGGAGACAAAGCTACTGGCTTACGTGAATGACAACCGacacttttctttaataag AGCCTTGCACCTTGCAGATTTAATTACTCTATTCAATGGATTTTGTGGTGTTATGAGTATTTTCTCCAGTTTGCGCTACTGTCTAAGTGGCCAAACAAGCTCCAAGTATCTGGTTCGTGCTATGTATTTTATGCCATTtgctcttttctttgatttcctCGATGGAAAAGTAGCCCGCTGGCGTGGAAAGTCATCTTTAATGGGACAAGAACTGGATAGTTTGGCTGACTTG ATATCCTTTGGTGTGTGCCCTGCCGTTTTCGCTTTTTGTTGCGGCTTTCAGACCTTCCTTGATTTAATGATCCTTAGTTTTTTCTGCCTCTGTGGAATTACTCGTTTGGCTCGCTTTAACGTTTCCGTAAACTCTATTCCTAAAGATGAATCGGGAAAATCACagttttttgaaggaacCCCAGTTCCCACTACTCTTGGCTTGGTTTCTACACTTGCTTTTTGCATGgtcaaaggaagaattcaTGAGGAACTTCCAGGCGGCATTTGGTTTTCAGGCACGCCCTTTGAAGTCCATCCCATGGTATCTCTCTATGCCTTGAGTGGAATTGCTATGACCAGTAAGAAACTTCGTGTCCCAAAGT TTTAA
- the sqs2 gene encoding R3H and G-patch domain protein Sqs2 encodes MAVIIDDGVPISSKQWESAEAQSAKIQSAKVQSKPIPRKNKVVPNKRKKGKRHLSDEDAYSKFQALFGKKSARNDYMEQIPDHEADMLSLVEHDRHYALGTDVKIHKKRKSKLQELPDSSRKHKKVKTVKKETSLTSKRQLDGQVVGSSAPIIQGGKGKKLLESMGWSGGMGLGSDNQGITDPVAAVVKNNKRGLE; translated from the coding sequence ATGGCAGTTATTATCGATGACGGAGTTCccatttcttcaaagcaGTGGGAGAGTGCAGAAGCTCAATCTGCAAAAATACAATCTGCGAAAGTTCAGTCAAAACCtattccaagaaaaaacaaagttgtccccaataaaagaaaaaaaggaaaaagacaTCTTAGCGATGAAGATGCTTACTCAAAGTTCCAAGCTTTGTTTGGCAAGAAAAGTGCAAGGAACGATTACATGGAACAAATTCCCGATCATGAAGCTGATATGTTGAGCCTTGTTGAGCATGACCGTCACTATGCTCTTGGAACAGACGTAAAAATCCataagaagagaaaaagcaaacttCAAGAGCTACCTGACTCATCTAGGAAGCACAAAAAGGTCAAAACTGTTAAGAAAGAAACTAGCCTTACTTCCAAGCGCCAATTGGATGGCCAAGTTGTTGGCTCCTCTGCTCCAATTATTCAAGGaggaaaaggtaaaaagtTGCTTGAAAGTATGGGCTGGAGTGGTGGTATGGGTCTTGGATCTGATAATCAAGGCATTACAGACCCTGTTGCTGCGGTGGtgaaaaacaacaaacgCGGATTGGagtaa
- the hnt1 gene encoding adenosine 5'-monophosphoramidase: protein MSCIFCKIIRGDIPCVKLAETAKTLSFLDISPTAKGHALVIPKEHSEKLTGLSDESLADILPVSKKVAKAIGAENYNFLQNNGRIAHQFVDHVHFHIIPKPNEEYGLGVGWPTYPTSKEDLAELGNEIRSRLQ, encoded by the coding sequence ATGAGTTGcatcttttgtaaaattaTTCGCGGAGATATTCCTTGTGTGAAGCTTGCAGAGACCGCAAAGactctctcttttcttgaCATTTCCCCTACCGCTAAAGGCCATGCTCTAGTAATCCCGAAAGAGCACTCTGAAAAATTAACAGGCTTGAGTGACGAGAGCTTGGCTGATATTCTTCCTGTTTCCAAGAAGGTAGCCAAGGCCATTGGTGCTGAGAACTACAACTTTCTGCAGAACAACGGTCGTATAGCTCATCAGTTTGTGGACCACGTTCATTTCCACATCATTCCCAAGCCCAATGAGGAATACGGTTTGGGTGTCGGTTGGCCTACTTATCCTACTTCCAAGGAAGATTTGGCAGAACTTGGTAATGAAATTCGCTCCCGTTTGCAGTAA
- the cox18 gene encoding mitochondrial inner membrane insertase Cox18, whose amino-acid sequence MLQTLLNCHAYMPWCFEIPAMAIFLRSTITLPLAIYSIKTARRYGQVQPLLKEAKKRCPDDKAYKTFRSKIYKRLSCHPVKLYALPFTQLPLFAFASFQLRKAVEVSPDSMSTEGMLWFPDLTMPDPLGVLPAILACTYLTNMSILRRPQDSRLLRIFNTAGILSAFAVSFMAFKTSTALSLYWTTSAIYSLVQNICLRNMFKQGDPRLVLRPLKAQKKGKPN is encoded by the coding sequence ATGTTGCAAACGTTATTAAACTGCCATGCGTATATGCCATggtgttttgaaattccTGCGATGgcaatttttcttcgttccACGATTACATTGCCTTTAGCTATTTATAGCATAAAAACTGCACGCAGGTATGGTCAAGTTCAACCTTTGttaaaggaagcaaaaaagagatGCCCGGACGACAAAGCATATAAAACGTTTCGGAGTAAGATATATAAGAGGCTTAGTTGTCATCCAGTTAAGCTTTACGCGTTGCCTTTTACGCAACTACCCTTGTTCGCCTTTGCGTCTTTTCAACTTCGTAAGGCCGTAGAGGTGTCTCCGGATAGCATGTCCACTGAGGGCATGCTTTGGTTTCCCGACTTGACTATGCCTGATCCACTTGGAGTTTTACCGGCCATTCTAGCATGTACCTATCTAACCAATATGTCCATTCTTCGGAGGCCGCAGGATTCCCGGCTACTGCGAATCTTCAACACAGCTGGTATTCTGTCCGCCTTTGCCGTCTCATTCATGGCTTTCAAAACTTCTACAGCTTTATCGTTGTACTGGACGACATCTGCTATTTACTCCCTTGTGCAAAATATCTGTTTACGGAATATGTTTAAACAAGGAGATCCTCGTTTGGTTTTGCGTCCCCTAAAGGcacagaaaaaaggaaaacctAACTAA
- the zta1 gene encoding NADPH quinone oxidoreductase/ARE-binding protein, with product MSNYLVEFSKYGPSSVLQYVKREIPKVDGDMLLVKDAYAGINYIDTYCRTGLYPVPLPSVPGKEGSGIVTEVGPTCSKNFKVGDRVVYLTMSGSYGQYNLVPPVLAAKVPEGISLKVAAASLLQGITVLALIEQAYPVQSGDYVIVHAAAGGVGLLLCQMLKRRGVHVIATASSPEKRSLALQNGAEFSCSYQEVVDLSLQITGGKGAHASFDSVGKDTMKASISSLRNGGTFVTFGNASGIIESVPFNLITSKCIKVVRPTLFGYLDSGETFDRYTSKLWDEIIKHKLNIAIHHTWKLEEAKEAHDKFQSRATTGKLLLSCNEDLTDA from the coding sequence ATGTCAAACTATCTTGTTGAATTCTCTAAATACGGACCCTCTTCCGTCTTACAATATGTAAAACGCGAAATCCCTAAAGTTGACGGAGACATGCTATTAGTGAAAGATGCATATGCGGGCATAAATTACATTGATACTTATTGCAGAACCGGATTGTATCCTGTTCCTCTGCCTTCTGTGCCCGGTAAAGAAGGATCAGGTATTGTTACTGAAGTGGGTCCTACTTGCAGCAAAAACTTCAAGGTTGGAGACCGTGTTGTTTACTTGACGATGTCTGGTTCTTACGGTCAATACAATCTTGTTCCTCCCGTCTTAGCCGCCAAGGTACCAGAGGGAATTTCTCTCAAGGTTGCTGCTGCTTCTTTACTTCAAGGAATAACCGTCCTGGCACTAATTGAACAAGCATATCCGGTACAAAGTGGAGACTATGTTATTGTGCACGCGGCTGCAGGAGGAGTAGGTCTACTTTTATGCCAAATGTTAAAACGTAGAGGTGTGCACGTTATTGCAACTGCTTCAAGTCCTGAAAAACGAAGTCTTGCTCTTCAGAATGGAGCAGAGTTTTCCTGCTCATACCAAGAAGTTGTTGATTTATCTCTCCAAATAACTGGCGGTAAAGGTGCGCATGCTTCTTTTGACTCTGTCGGCAAAGATACCATGAAAGCGTCCATAAGCTCACTCCGTAACGGTGGTACCTTTGTAACCTTTGGTAATGCAAGTGGAATAATCGAATCTGTGCCTTTTAATTTGATTACTTCTAAATGCATCAAAGTTGTTCGTCCTACcctttttggatatttAGACTCTGGAGAAACATTTGACCGTTACACAAGCAAGCTTTGGGACGAAATTATAAAACACAAGCTGAATATTGCCATCCATCACACTTGGAAATTAGAAGAGGCTAAGGAAGCTCATGATAAGTTCCAAAGCAGAGCTACTACTGGTaaacttttgctttcttgtAACGAAGACTTGACGGATGCTTAA
- the ist1 gene encoding MVB sorting pathway protein Ist1 has translation MSKLQLQLKLAATRLEILRKKEEALAKQARRTVAFGLKTYSSTLARARVEPLIMQDVYMELLELLQVDAEILANRTSILEKRGFEPEAPWKSSLYHVLAAAPQLPIKELKFVHDYLVRLYGKEFTQLTDPDLSKNDEQFYKLLYPPIPSEELVNGYIEELRRTYFPEEYRKEEIPSSKEVEELLPLAPSSQDTSAPSSTQDEASKTTDLPQSTSSASRVPSSGIANSHTIPKHAPSSHSPPAAKNTVHPIQPDSNKPPSFEELAARLESLKRT, from the exons ATGTCGAAACTTCAACTACAACTAAAATTGGCTGCTACTAGACTGGAAATTctaaggaaaaaagaagaggcTCTTGCAAAACAAGCGAGGAGAACAGTAGCCTTTGGATTAAAAACCTATTCATCAACTTTAGCTCGAGCTCGAGTGGAACCGTTGATTATGCAAGATGTATACATGGAATTGCTTGAATTATTGCAGGTAGATGCAGAGATTCTTGCCAATCGTACTTCTATATTGGAAAAACGTGGATTTGAACCTGAAGCACCTTGGAAATCGTCTTTGTATCACGTCCTTGCTGCAGCTCCTCAATTACCCATTAAAGAGTTAAAATTT GTACATGACTACTTAGTAAGGCTTTATGGCAAGGAATTTACTCAACTAACGGATCCTGACTTATCCAAAAATGATGAGCAA TTTTACAAGCTATTATATCCTCCTATTCCATCTGAAGAGTTGGTAAATGGCTATATTGAAGAACTACGACGGACGTATTTCCCTGAAGAATACCGAAAGGAAGAGATTCCTTCTTCGAAAGAAGTAGAGGAATTGCTTCCATTAGCTCCATCGTCTCAAGATACGTCAGCACCATCATCAACCCAGGATGAGGCATCCAAGACGACTGATCTCCCTCAGTCTACTTCTTCCGCATCTAGGGTTCCTTCTAGTGGGATTGCTAACTCTCATACAATTCCAAAACATGCTCCCAGCTCTCACTCTCCGCCTGCTGCGAAAAATACTGTTCACCCAATACAACCCGACTCGAATAAGCCGCCaagttttgaagaattagCGGCTCGCTTAGAAAGTTTGAAACGTACttag
- the dbp6 gene encoding ATP-dependent RNA helicase Dbp6 yields the protein MSVEIDGNPSFDDKSAKNKKLKKRKRKDEEKNSESDAATSTIERLKKSASLSQAAQQEIKKKSGNEPETDVEMQDVEQNMPLHDLTPIPQPDIDEHLEEKSFSTPSVVSSLPKWLSQPILVDPTTTIEVASLNIDSKLVEKLNNQNITRGFAVQSSALPLLLNEGRDGPNYTYGGDLCVSAATGSGKTLAYVLPIVQCLSRRIVPRVRCVVIVPTRELTIQVTRTFETIGSCMGLGVCGWTGQKNLQQEQYQMLGGLDGSGSTVDILVTTPGRLVDHIQNDNTFTLQHLRYLVIDEADRLLDQSFQSWADVVMTEIDHPKCLQMMDNETSSQKQNVAPYFLSSLPTALPHHLDSPLQKLVFSATMTRDPSKVATLRLRDPRLLLVQSEGVDIDDGEEIEGDAIIFSVPPTLKEYRVSVSAEKPILLHQLIHSNNLNNVLCFVKSNEGAARLHRLLEIINGIEGKNYPCGLVSGNLSRDERKKMLNGFASGELKLLVCSDLMARGIDVANIEHVINYDPPSSLRRYVHRIGRTARAGRNGYAWTLVQDHEGHHFSKLVKHLGRTLPLQRLSLHLKDLPEENVELYDNALNTLRTEVYESRKSSK from the coding sequence ATGTCTGTAGAAATTGATGGAAATCCATCTTTTGACGATAAATCagcaaagaataaaaaattaaaaaagcggaaaagaaaagatgaagagaaaaattcaGAGTCTGATGCTGCCACGTCAACAATTGAGCGTTTAAAGAAGTCAGCTAGTCTTTCCCAAGCAGCTCAACaggaaatcaaaaaaaagagtggGAATGAACCGGAAACAGATGTAGAAATGCAAGATGTGGAACAGAATATGCCGTTACATGACCTAACACCAATTCCTCAACCTGATATTGATGAACATCTAGAAGAAAAGTCTTTTTCTACTCCCTCTGTTGTTTCCTCTCTTCCAAAGTGGCTATCGCAGCCTATTTTGGTGGATCCTACTACTACTATCGAAGTTGCATCCCTAAACATCGATAGTAAGCTCGTGGAAAAACTGAATAATCAAAACATTACCCGCGGGTTTGCGGTGCAATCATCGGCTCTTCCATTGTTATTAAATGAAGGAAGAGACGGGCCCAACTATACTTATGGAGGTGATCTTTGTGTCAGTGCTGCTACGGGTAGTGGTAAGACCCTTGCATACGTTCTTCCTATCGTTCAGTGTCTAAGCAGGCGTATTGTTCCTCGTGTACGATGTGTTGTTATTGTCCCCACTCGTGAGTTAACCATTCAGGTTACTCGTACGTTTGAAACTATCGGTTCCTGTATGGGGCTTGGAGTTTGTGGATGGACCGGACAAAAGAACTTGCAGCAAGAACAATATCAAATGCTTGGGGGTTTAGATGGAAGTGGAAGCACAGTGGATATTTTAGTGACAACTCCAGGGCGTTTGGTTGATCACATACAAAACGACAATACCTTCACTTTACAGCACCTACGTTATCTAGTTATCGATGAAGCGGATCGACTTTTAGACCAGAGTTTTCAAAGTTGGGCTGATGTTGTTATGACAGAAATCGATCACCCAAAGTGTCTGCAGATGATGGATAACGAGACTTCAagtcaaaaacaaaatgtaGCCCCATACTTCCTCTCATCATTACCTACCGCTTTACCTCATCATTTGGATTCCCCTTTACaaaagcttgttttttctgCAACCATGACTCGTGATCCATCTAAGGTTGCAACTCTTCGTCTGCGAGACCCCCGCTTGCTACTTGTGCAAAGCGAAGGTGTAGATATCGATGATGGAGAAGAGATTGAAGGAGACgcaattattttttctgttcCTCCTACCTTGAAAGAATATCGTGTTTCGGTCAGTGCGGAGAAGCCTATTCTTTTGCATCAACTTATCCATTCAAACAATCTCAACAATgttctttgctttgttaAATCGAATGAAGGTGCTGCTCGTTTGCACCGCTTGCTTGAGATTATTAATGGtattgaaggaaaaaactACCCATGTGGTCTGGTTTCGGGTAATCTTTCTCGTGATGAACGGAAAAAGATGCTTAATGGGTTTGCCTCAGGTGAATTAAAACTTTTGGTATGTTCAGACTTGATGGCTCGTGGTATAGATGTTGCCAATATAGAGCATGTAATTAACTACGATCCTCCGTCGAGTCTTCGTCGGTATGTCCATAGAATTGGTCGTACTGCTCGTGCTGGAAGAAACGGCTATGCTTGGACACTTGTGCAAGACCACGAAGGTCATCACTTTTCGAAGCTAGTCAAGCATTTAGGAAGAACACTTCCTCTTCAACGCCTCAGTTTGCATCTGAAAGATTTGCCTGAGGAGAATGTCGAATTGTATGACAATGCTCTGAATACGCTTCGCACAGAGGTATACGAGTCACGGAAAAGCTCAAAGTAA
- a CDS encoding transthyretin/hydroxyisourate hydrolase, translated as MNQPAFTAHVLDTTRGVPAENISVSVFKINHSGTTLAQEQLATATTNTNGRVGQWNVPLKEVESGIYKFRFETGPYYDALSVETFYPYVELTVHIKKGQHYHIPLLLSPFGFTTYRGS; from the coding sequence ATGAATCAACCGGCATTTACAGCACACGTTTTGGATACAACTAGAGGTGTTCCTGCAGAAAATATATCAGTTTCtgtttttaaaatcaaCCATTCGGGCACAACACTTGCACAAGAGCAACTTGCTACGGCGACAACCAACACCAACGGCCGTGTTGGTCAATGGAACGTACCATTGAAAGAAGTTGAATCTGGAATTTACAAGTTTCGCTTTGAGACAGGTCCTTATTATGATGCTCTGTCAGTGGAAACCTTTTATCCGTATGTCGAACTCACAGTTCATATTAAGAAGGGCCAACATTATCACATTCCACTTCTGCTATCCCCATTTGGATTTACTACGTATCGCGGCTCTTAA